In Thermofilum pendens Hrk 5, the sequence TTATATAGCGTATACTTTTTGATCATTGCTATTGAGGCGCGTTGAGGATGAGTAGCGAGGGGGTAATCGAGGGCTGGGTTTCCAACGTGAAAATTTTAGGAAAGATAGCGTTCATAGAGGTAATAGATGGCCTGAACCTTTCCCCGATAACCGTAGTCGTGAGGAAGGACTCGGGGAGCGTTGACTGGAGCAAGGTTTCGGCGGTCAAGCTGGGCTCGGCTATCAGAGTGAAAGGGGTGTACCCGGAGAAGGTTGTAAGCAAGAAAGGTAGAGAGATACACGCCGATGAGATTGAAATTCTCGCAGAGCCTAGAGACCTCCCGCCAATAGACGTAACCGGTAAGACCCCTGCAAGTTTCGAGGATTACATTAACTACCGCTATCTAGCGCTACGCCTGCCAAGGGTGCGCGCCGCTTTTCTCGCCAGGAGCTTGATAGTCAACGAGATTAGGAGTTTCTTCTCGGAGAGAGGCTTTCTCGAAGTTCACACCCCAAAGATAGTGAAAGCCGGCGCAGAGGGAGGAGCAACGCTCTTCGAGGTAGATTACTTCGGAGTAAAGGCTTACCTGGCTCAAAGCCCGCAGCTCTACAAGCAGATGCTCATGTGCGGTGTTCCCAGGGTCTTCGAGATAGGACCTTTCTTCCGGGCGGAGAAGTTCAGCACGACACGCCACCTGAACGAGAGCTGGGGGCTCGACGTCGAGATGGGGTTCATCAAGGGAATGGAGGACGTACTGGAGGTGCTTTCTCAACTCGTGGTTCACCTGTCGCATAAGCTTAACGAAAGGCTTGGGGACGCGTTGCGGG encodes:
- the aspS gene encoding aspartate--tRNA(Asn) ligase — encoded protein: MSSEGVIEGWVSNVKILGKIAFIEVIDGLNLSPITVVVRKDSGSVDWSKVSAVKLGSAIRVKGVYPEKVVSKKGREIHADEIEILAEPRDLPPIDVTGKTPASFEDYINYRYLALRLPRVRAAFLARSLIVNEIRSFFSERGFLEVHTPKIVKAGAEGGATLFEVDYFGVKAYLAQSPQLYKQMLMCGVPRVFEIGPFFRAEKFSTTRHLNESWGLDVEMGFIKGMEDVLEVLSQLVVHLSHKLNERLGDALRGLGYNVIKPVTSVRVLTYDEALEVLNSLGFNLKWGEDFDPKAEKSLGDYLEEKGVQAYFIVDYPWESKPFYIMKKDEKRGYAFDLDIRGIEVASGGQREHRYEVLRQNLLEKGLNPEDFSFYLEAFKYGMPPHGGFGLGIDRLVMTFLGVQNIRETVLFPRDRFRLVP